Below is a window of Hyalangium ruber DNA.
AGGAGGAGGCGCGGGCGTACGCGGAGAAGATCGGCTTCCCCATCATGCTCAAGGCGGCCGGCGGCGGTGGCGGCAAGGGCATGCGCCGGGTGGAGGGCCTGCACGACTTCGAGTCGGCGTGGCGCTCGGCCAAGAGCGAGGCGCTCAACTCGTTCGGCAACGACGCGGTCTACATCGAGAAGTACCTGGAGAAGCCCCACCACGTGGAGATCCAGGTGTTCGCCGACGGGCACGGCAACGTGGTGCATCTGAACGAGCGCGAGTGCTCGGCGCAGCGGCGGCACCAGAAGGTGGTGGAGGAGACGCCCAGCCCCATCCTCACCCCGGAATTGCGCGCGAAGATGGGCGCGGTGGCGGTGCAGGCGGCCAAGGCGGTGAACTACGTGGGCGCCGGGACGGTGGAGTTCCTGGTGGACGTCCACCGCAACTTCTACTTCCTGGAGATGAACACGCGCCTGCAGGTGGAGCACCCGGTCACGGAGTGGGTGACGGGGCTGGACCTGGTGGCGCTGCAAATCAAAGTGGCCGAGGGCGAGAAGCTGCCCTTCACCGAGCCGCGGCCGCCGCAGGGGCACTCGATCGAGGTGCGCATCTACGCGGAGGATCCGGGGCGCAACTTCATGCCGAGCCCGGGGAAGATCCAGTACCTGCGCGTGCCGGGTGGGCCGAACGTGCGAGACGACTCGGGCGTGTTCGCGGGCTACACGGTGCCCAACTTCTATGACCCGATGATCTCCAAGCTGTCGGTGTGGGCGCCGACGCGGGCGGAGGCCATCGCCCGGGCGCAGCGGGCGCTGAACGAGTACGTGGTGAAGGGCATCACCACCAACGTGCGCTACCTCAAGGCCATCCTGGCGCACCCGGAGTTCACCGGCGGCGACTACGACACGGGCTTCCTGCCGCGCGAGCACAACACGCTGCTGGGGCAGGACGACCCGAAGCTTCACGAGGTGGCGCTGCTGGCGAGCGCGGTGTTCGCGCACCAGCGGGATCAGCGCAAGGCGAAGACGCTGCCGCAGAAGGCGGGCGGCTCGGCGGGCACGGGTGGCCAGTCCCCGTGGCGACAGGGCCTGCGGACCCGCCGGCGTTAGCGCTCCCCCTCTCCCTTTCCCCATTTACGAGTCCAGAAGGTCGTCATGCGTTACTTCGCGAAGCTGCAGGGCCAGAAGGAAGCGGTGCCGGTGGACATCGAGTCACTGGGAGGCACGCGCTACAAGCTGACGCTCAACGAGCGCACGTACACGGTGGACGCGCTGACGCTGGACCACGGCGCGGTGTCGATGCTGGTGGACGGCACCTCGTACCACGTGGAGTTCGAGGAGAACGGCGACGAGGTCGGCGTGCTGGTCCGCGGGCAGGTGGCGCGCGTGGACGTGGCGGACGAGCGGCGGCTGCGGCTGCGCGCGGGCTCGGCGGCCTTCTCGGTGGAGGGCAAGCAGGTCATCAACGCCCCCATGCCCGGCAAGGTGGTGAAGGTGCTGGTGAAGGTGGGCGACGAGGTGAAGGAGGGGCAGGGGCTGGTGGTGGTGGAGGCGATGAAGATGGAGAACGAGCTGAAGAGCCCCAAGGCCGGCAAGGTGGTGGAGCTGCTGGCCAAGGAGGGGACGGCGGTGGAGAACAACGCGAAGCTCGTGGTGGTGGAGTGATGGCGGACCTCAAGGACGAGAAGGCACGCTGGCAGAAGCAGGTCTACGAGAAGGCGAAGGCCAAGGGCGGCGAGCGCCACCCCTCCTTTGATACTTCCAGCGGCATCGAGGTGAAGCCCGTCTACACGCCAGAGGAGGCCCAGGGCGAGTACACGGAGCAGCTCGGCTTTCCGGGCGAGTACCCGTTCACGCGCGGCGTGCAGCCCACCATGTACCGGGGCCGCTTCTGGACGATGCGCCAGTACGCGGGCTTCGGCACCGCGGAGGACGCCAACCAGCGCTACCACTACCTGCTGAAGTCGGGGCAGACGGGCCTCTCGGTGGCGTTCGACCTGCCGACGCAGATGGGGCGCGACGCGGACCACGCGCGGGCGCGCGGCGAGGTCGGCAAGGTGGGCGTGTCCATCTCCTCGCTGAAGGACATGGAGGTGCTGCTCCAGGGCCTGCCGCTGGGAGAAGTGTCCACGTCGATGACGATCAACGCCACGGCGCCCATCCTGCTGTGCCTGTACGCGGCGGTGGGCGAGAAGAACGGCGTGGCGCTGGAGCAGCTCTCGGGGACGGTGCAGAACGACATCCTCAAGGAGTACATGGCGCGCGGCACGTACATCTATCCGCCCGAGCCCTCGCTGCGGCTGATTACGAACATGTTCGCGTTCTGCGCGAAGCGGATTCCGAAGTGGAACCCCATCTCCATCAGCGGCTACCACATCCGCGAGGCGGGCTCGACGGCGGCGCAGGAGATCGGCTTCACGCTGGCGGACGGCATCGCCTACGTGGACGCGGCGCTGAAGGCGGGGCTGGCGGTGGATGAGTTCGCCGGGCGGCTCTCGTTCTTCTTCAACGTCCACAACAACTTCCTGGAGGAAGTGGCGAAGTTCCGGGCGGCGCGGCGGCTGTGGGCCCGCATCATGAAGGAGCGCTTCAAGGCGAAGGATCCGCGCTCGATGATGCTCCGGTTCCACGCGCAGACGGCGGGCAGCACGCTGACGGCGCAGCAGGTGGACAACAACGTGGTGCGCGTGGCGCTGCAGGCGTTCGCGGCGGTGATGGGTGGGGCACAGTCACTGCACACCAACAGCCGGGACGAGGCGCTGGCGCTGCCCTCCGAGGAGGCGGCGCGGCTCGCGCTGCGCACGCAGCAGGTCATCGCCTACGAGTCGGGCGTGGCGGATGTGATTGACCCGATGGGCGGCTCGTACGCGGTGGAGGCGCTGACGGACGAGCTGGAGGCCAAGGCGGAGGACTACCTCCGGCGCATCGACGACATGGGCGGCATGGTGGCGGCCATCGCCAAGGGCTACCCCCAGGGAGAGATCCAGGAGGCGGCCTACCAGGCGCAGCGGGACATGGAGGAGAAGCGCACGGTGGTGGTGGGGGTGAACCAATTCCAGGTCAAGGAGCCACCGCCGTCAGGGCTGCTGCGCGTGGACGAGAACGTGGAGCGGGTGCAGGCCGAGCGGATGAAGAAGCTGCGGGCCGAGCGGGACAACGCCGCGGCGACGCGCGCGGTGGACACGCTGCGCAAGGCGGCGGGCACGGCGGACGAGAACCTGCTGCCGCTCATTCTCGACGCGGTGAAGGCCTACGCGACGCTGGGAGAGATCTCCGACGCGATGCGCGACGTCTTCGGCGAGCACAAGGAACACGTGGTGCTGTAGTCAGCCCTCGAGCCCCAGGAGCCACCATGGAAATGCTCTGCACCCTGCGCAGCGCGACGGAGGCCCAGCGCGAGGCACTGTTGAAGGCACCCGAGCGGCTGGAGCCCTTCCTGGATGACGAGGAGGACTTTGGCGATACGCAGGGCACGAAGTTCCTGGAGCTCGACATCGGAGAGACGTGGCATGGGCTCCAGTACCTGCTCACGGAGACCGCCTGGGAAGGCACCGCCCCCTTGGACTTCCTGGTGCGCGGCGGGCAGGACGTCGGAGACATCCCCTCGGATGAGGGCACGGCACGCATCTTCACGCCAGACCAGGTGAAGAAGCTCTCCGAGGCCCTGCAGAAGCTCTCGCTGGACACGCTGCGCCAGCGCTTCGACACCGGGACGCTGCAGCAGCTCGAAATCTATCCGGGCACGTGGGACGAGCCGCCGGACGACGAGGACCCGCTGGAAGAGCTGCTGAGCTACTTCGCGGAGCTGCGCAAGTTCGTGAGCCAGGTGGCCCGGCGCGGCCATTCGATGCTGGTCCACATCGGCTGACCGCCCGACAGGCGTGTTACGAAGAGGCATGCGCTCGACCCTCTTCCTCTGCCTCTTTGCCCTGCTCACCGGCTGCGCCACCGGTAAGGCCGCTCAGGCCCAGCCGCCGGAGCCCCCGCGCGAAGAGTTCAAGATGCGCACCTACTACATGGCCTTCCTGCGACGCGGGCCGGCCTGGAGCGCGGAACGGACTCCGGAGGCCGTCGCGGCGGGCGAGGGGCACATGGCCAACATCCATCGGCTGGCGGCGTGCGGCAAGCTGCTCATCGCCGGCCCCTTCGACGTGGGCGCCAACCCACCCAAGGATGCGCTCGCGGGCCTCTTCATCTTCGATGTGCAGACGATGGAGGAGGCCGTCGCGCTCACCCAGACCGATCCGGCCGTCAAGGCGGGCCGCTTCACCATCGAGGTCATGCCCTGGTACGGGCCCGCCGGGCTGACGTACACCGGGCACCCGCCGCCCGCGCCCGGCGCGAAGTGCGAGCCCTGAGGGCGAGCGATGCTGGGCCGCTCGTCCCGAGAAGCTCGAGGCCCTCCGGGAGCACGGTGTCCCACCTGGCGACTCACCTCGACAACAGGTCGCTCCCCAGCTTCAGGACCAGCGCCGCCACCACGACGAGCACCACCTTGCGCACCAGCTTGTCCCCACCCTTCACGGTGAGGTGGGCGCCGATCCACGCGCCGGTGAACTGGGCCACGGCCATGGGCAGGGCCACCTTCCACAACACCACGCCCTTCCACGCGAAGAGCGCCACGGAGGCGATGTTGGAGGCGAAGTTGACCACCTTGGCGTCCGCGGACGCGCGCATCAGCCCATGCCCCAGCAGGGTGGAGAACGCGACGATGAGGAAGGTGCCCGTCCCCGGACCGAAGAAGCCGTCGTACGCGCCAATCACCAGGGCGACCACGCCTCCGAGCACCCGCATCCTCGACAGGGGCGGCTCCGGCCGCTCCCCCGGCGGAGGCCCTCTGCGGAAGGCGAGGAAAGCCGCCACGGCGATGAGCAGCACGAGCACCAGCGGCTTGAGCACCTCGGGCTTCACCCACAGCACCAGCCGCGCTCCCGCGAATGCCCCCGCGAGCCCCAAGGGGAACGTCACCCACGCCAGCTTCCCGCTCACCAGCCCCGCGCGAGAGAAGCGCACCAGCGCGGCAAAGGCTCCGAAGACGGACTGGCCCTTGTTGGTGCCCAGCGCCACGTGCGGTGGCAGCCCGGTCGCCAGGAGCATGGGCAGGGTGATGAGCCCTCCCCCGCCAGCGATGGCATCCA
It encodes the following:
- the accC gene encoding acetyl-CoA carboxylase biotin carboxylase subunit produces the protein MPKIRKILIANRGEIAIRVMRTCKELGIATVAVYSEADRSALHVRMADQAYLVGPPPSRESYLVQERILEAAKASGADAIHPGYGFLSENASFVRACEKAGITFIGPPASAMDAMGEKTRARQNMIKVGVPVVPGTAEPIATQEEARAYAEKIGFPIMLKAAGGGGGKGMRRVEGLHDFESAWRSAKSEALNSFGNDAVYIEKYLEKPHHVEIQVFADGHGNVVHLNERECSAQRRHQKVVEETPSPILTPELRAKMGAVAVQAAKAVNYVGAGTVEFLVDVHRNFYFLEMNTRLQVEHPVTEWVTGLDLVALQIKVAEGEKLPFTEPRPPQGHSIEVRIYAEDPGRNFMPSPGKIQYLRVPGGPNVRDDSGVFAGYTVPNFYDPMISKLSVWAPTRAEAIARAQRALNEYVVKGITTNVRYLKAILAHPEFTGGDYDTGFLPREHNTLLGQDDPKLHEVALLASAVFAHQRDQRKAKTLPQKAGGSAGTGGQSPWRQGLRTRRR
- a CDS encoding DUF2118 domain-containing protein yields the protein MRYFAKLQGQKEAVPVDIESLGGTRYKLTLNERTYTVDALTLDHGAVSMLVDGTSYHVEFEENGDEVGVLVRGQVARVDVADERRLRLRAGSAAFSVEGKQVINAPMPGKVVKVLVKVGDEVKEGQGLVVVEAMKMENELKSPKAGKVVELLAKEGTAVENNAKLVVVE
- a CDS encoding acyl-CoA mutase large subunit family protein, giving the protein MADLKDEKARWQKQVYEKAKAKGGERHPSFDTSSGIEVKPVYTPEEAQGEYTEQLGFPGEYPFTRGVQPTMYRGRFWTMRQYAGFGTAEDANQRYHYLLKSGQTGLSVAFDLPTQMGRDADHARARGEVGKVGVSISSLKDMEVLLQGLPLGEVSTSMTINATAPILLCLYAAVGEKNGVALEQLSGTVQNDILKEYMARGTYIYPPEPSLRLITNMFAFCAKRIPKWNPISISGYHIREAGSTAAQEIGFTLADGIAYVDAALKAGLAVDEFAGRLSFFFNVHNNFLEEVAKFRAARRLWARIMKERFKAKDPRSMMLRFHAQTAGSTLTAQQVDNNVVRVALQAFAAVMGGAQSLHTNSRDEALALPSEEAARLALRTQQVIAYESGVADVIDPMGGSYAVEALTDELEAKAEDYLRRIDDMGGMVAAIAKGYPQGEIQEAAYQAQRDMEEKRTVVVGVNQFQVKEPPPSGLLRVDENVERVQAERMKKLRAERDNAAATRAVDTLRKAAGTADENLLPLILDAVKAYATLGEISDAMRDVFGEHKEHVVL
- a CDS encoding YfbM family protein; amino-acid sequence: MEMLCTLRSATEAQREALLKAPERLEPFLDDEEDFGDTQGTKFLELDIGETWHGLQYLLTETAWEGTAPLDFLVRGGQDVGDIPSDEGTARIFTPDQVKKLSEALQKLSLDTLRQRFDTGTLQQLEIYPGTWDEPPDDEDPLEELLSYFAELRKFVSQVARRGHSMLVHIG
- a CDS encoding YciI family protein; protein product: MRSTLFLCLFALLTGCATGKAAQAQPPEPPREEFKMRTYYMAFLRRGPAWSAERTPEAVAAGEGHMANIHRLAACGKLLIAGPFDVGANPPKDALAGLFIFDVQTMEEAVALTQTDPAVKAGRFTIEVMPWYGPAGLTYTGHPPPAPGAKCEP
- a CDS encoding TSUP family transporter, which gives rise to MDVSSLDIVLLCLAALIAGGVDAIAGGGGLITLPMLLATGLPPHVALGTNKGQSVFGAFAALVRFSRAGLVSGKLAWVTFPLGLAGAFAGARLVLWVKPEVLKPLVLVLLIAVAAFLAFRRGPPPGERPEPPLSRMRVLGGVVALVIGAYDGFFGPGTGTFLIVAFSTLLGHGLMRASADAKVVNFASNIASVALFAWKGVVLWKVALPMAVAQFTGAWIGAHLTVKGGDKLVRKVVLVVVAALVLKLGSDLLSR